AGGTGGTGGACCCGCCACAAGCGCTGAGTTGTGCCAGAAAAAAAAGGCAGAGTGCGCCCGTGGCCCCCAATCTGAACCAAGACATCGCTTTCTTCGCCCTACGTGCTACCATCGTTCTCTCCAGAGGAAGGGTGCAACTTTAAAGTGACCGTGCGCTCTTTTTCCTCGCCAAAAACATCCACAACAGTCTCTTGGACCATGATCGCCTTTGAGGTAATGGCCACGACCTCGCCCTGATTGCGTCCGATCCTGGTACCGGGACGGACCAGAAATCCTTTGCCGTCAGGCAGTTCCACCATCGCCAACGGCGTCTCGCCCGCCCCCGGGCGGACGATGACCCCGACGAGGCGGAGTTGGGAGACCGCCACCTTCTCCAGCGGCGTCAAGGGGCGCTGAGGTTCAGCCCGTTGTGGCCCCTGGACCTGCGCTTCTTCCTGCCGGACAAAGGATTGGAAGGGATCTGCCTTTCCAGTGGCATCATAGACAGGGGTTTGTGGTTCCAGCCACCCCGGCGGGTCCTGGCCCTCGGCAATCTCTGCCGCGACCGCAGGAAAGGCCAAAACCAGTGACACGGCACCACTCAATCCAATGAGTCCCCATCGGGGCCACCTCCGGCACGGCAGGTTCTGCAAA
The sequence above is drawn from the Desulfohalobium retbaense DSM 5692 genome and encodes:
- a CDS encoding pilus assembly protein PilP, encoding MKVLQNLPCRRWPRWGLIGLSGAVSLVLAFPAVAAEIAEGQDPPGWLEPQTPVYDATGKADPFQSFVRQEEAQVQGPQRAEPQRPLTPLEKVAVSQLRLVGVIVRPGAGETPLAMVELPDGKGFLVRPGTRIGRNQGEVVAITSKAIMVQETVVDVFGEEKERTVTLKLHPSSGENDGST